A section of the Primulina eburnea isolate SZY01 chromosome 1, ASM2296580v1, whole genome shotgun sequence genome encodes:
- the LOC140811372 gene encoding uncharacterized protein: MSILGDRCFNIPKLLSEDLLCHAGLSPAKIKLKENAGTRVMNALFLRELSKTKAGGSSSASQKSITPAVTMGPNGDCSAAEKKKTGSCYTTAKKPASSPSSPTAAKKKKACSSSSASKRASSPPPRAKSPPPSGKQKASTDLSPLAPQHRKRNISEISVVSVSSLEGSEPDEGPLLESAVHPLYTSDSAIVGRGPTHLAQKIMYQLPSDADAAFMGSLGWSDLLCRTCSSVIEGMMYVGELAERAHAARSDSCQELREVQALREQLQATIDEMKVSHAEELSESQAQLSESQIQCGELSKQKQDSQRLIEDQAKEIQKLKKELKNSQAELKDAKARHVAEVSSFKEEFLKSEEFVEICGPKAFHYLGVGFEGSVGLFHAQGYPPPGAPTDFIDFESFISSLPPDS; this comes from the exons ATGAGTATACTAGGAGATCGATGCTTTAACATTCCCAAACTTCTATCTGAGGATCTCCTATGTCATGCCGGGTTAAGTCCCGCTAAAATTAAGCTGAAGGAGAATGCTG GTACTAGAGTAATGAACGCCCTATTTCTCCGTGAGCTTTCCAAGACAAAGGCCGGGGGTTCCTCATCAGCTTCCCAGAAGTCCATTACCCCGGCAGTCACAATGGGCCCAAATGGAGATTGTTCTGCTGCTGAGAAAAAGAAAACAGGTTCCTGTTATACTACCGCGAAGAAGCCTGCTAGCTCCCCTAGCTCCCCTACTGCTGCGAAGAAGAAGAAGGCATGCTCCTCCTCCTCCGCCTCAAAGCGAGCCTCCTCTCCACCTCCTCGCGCCAAGTCCCCTCCTCCGTCTGGTAAGCAAAAGGCATCCACTGATCTTAGCCCGTTAGCCCCTCAGCATCGCAAGCGCAATATTTCTGAGATTTCTGTCGTATCGGTCTCTTCTCTAGAGGGGTCCGAGCCCGATGAGGGGCCTCTCCTTGAATCGGCGGTGCATCCTCTATACACTTCGGATTCGGCCATCGTGGGGCGGGGTCCTACTCATCTGGCTCAGAAAATAATGTATCAGCTTCCTTCTGACGCCGATGCAGCGTTCATGGGTTCACTGGGGTGGTCAGACCTCCTCTGCCGGACATGCAGCAGTGTCATCGAG GGCATGATGTACGTCGGGGAGTTGGCTGAGCGCGCTCACGCCGCTCGATCTGACTCTTGTCAAGAATTACGCGAGGTTCAAGCTCTCCGCGAACAGCTCCAAGCTACTATTGATGAGATGAAAGTGTCGCATGCCGAGGAGCTTTCGGAGTCCCAAGCTCAATTGTCGGAGTCCCAGATCCAGTGCGGCGAGCTCTCAAAACAGAAGCAGGACTCTCAGCGGCTGATAGAGGATCAAGCTAAAGAGATCCAGAAGCTGAAGAAAGAATTAAAGAACTCACAGGCTGAGCTTAAAGACGCCAAGGCACGACATGTTGCAGAAGTCTCCTCCTTCAAAGAGGAATTTCTCAAATCCGAAGAATTTGTCGAGATCTGTGGCCCGAAAGCTTTTCACTACCTGGGGGTGGGTTTCGAGGGTTCAGTCGGCCTTTTCCATGCTCAGGGCTATCCTCCGCCAGGCGCCCCTACTGACTTCATCGACTTCGAGAGCTTCATATCGAGTCTCCCCCCCGATTCTTAG